One genomic window of Aethina tumida isolate Nest 87 chromosome 3, icAetTumi1.1, whole genome shotgun sequence includes the following:
- the LOC109604693 gene encoding protein fem-1 homolog CG6966 isoform X1 has product MDYKSVVYNAARDGNLNRLKIYLHCKKGKDELSMLVAAKTSGATPLVIACRNGHYDVAEYLIDRCQADIEQPGSVMFDGETIEGAPPLWCAAAAGHLEIVKLLITHGAKVNSTTRTNSTPLRAACFDGHLDIVKYLVAHGADVEVANRHGHTCLMIACYKGHLKIARYLLGLGASVNRKSVKGNTALHDCAESGSLDILKLLIEHGARMDVDSYGMTPLLAAAVTGHNHIVEYLIKLPHLVSRWDRIDALELLGATCVDKKRDMIGALELWRRAMHERYYGDGRPIYKRVTQKVAAYDYTVEITDPEALDDLMADPDEMRMQALVMRERILGPAHPDTSYYIRYRGAVYADAGKFNRCIELWNYALDMQQSMLERLNPMTQSSLFSFTELFSFMMGEEGKHTTRGRLVPPVDVQEILRVFKKAVQEVEYGHQMLEKINSINRDMTYLTRVLVITLHLACLLTRLLDHHTKSEDVTKEIHKAIYRLVNLKIKARYGRTALHLACCRDVALLGRYPACQFPSSHLAEVLLKVGADPNQKDEEGNTPLHLAAMAKPCPASVAQILLDNGAHIDAVNNQGDTFSTLLKEQQVHELVNIAKYTRLSCISARVIQQFKIPYRGVVPAALESFIANH; this is encoded by the exons ATATACTTGCACTGCAAGAAGGGCAAGGACGAACTGTCGATGCTAGTGGCGGCAAAAACATCCGGGGCCACCCCGCTTGTCATCGCCTGCAGGAACGGCCACTACGATGTCGCGGAGTACCTCATCGACCGCTGCCAGGCGGACATCGAACAACCCGGATCAG tGATGTTTGACGGGGAGACGATAGAGGGTGCGCCCCCGCTGTGGTGTGCGGCCGCGGCCGGCCACCTCGAGATCGTCAAGCTGCTGATCACGCACGGCGCCAAGGTGAACTCGACGACGCGCACCAACTCCACCCCACTGCGTGCCGCCTGCTTCGACGGCCACCTGGACATCGTCAAGTATCTGGTGGCGCACGGAGCCGACGTCGAGGTGGCCAACCGGCACGGCCACACGTGTCTCATGATCGCCTGCTACAAAGGTCACCTCAAAATTGCCCGTTACTTACTCGGGTTGGGCGCCAGCGTCAACAGGAAGAGTGTCAAAGGCAACACAGCCCTCCACGACTGCGCCGAGTCCGGCAGTCTGGACATACTCAAGCTGCTCATCGAGCACGGCGCCAGGATGGACGTCGATTCCTAtg GAATGACGCCACTGCTGGCGGCCGCCGTCACCGGCCACAACCACAtcgtagaatatttaattaaactgccGCATCTCGTATCGAGGTGGGACAGGATCGACGCCTTAGAACTGTTGGGCGCCACCTGTGTAGATAAGAAACGTGATATGATCGGGGCGCTGGAACTGTGGCGGAGGGCGATGCACGAACGGTATTACGGCGACGGACGACCCATATACAAGAGGGTCACCCAAAAGGTGGCCGCCTACGATTACACGGTCGAAATTACCGATCCGGAGGCGTTGGACGACCTGATGGCGGACCCGGACGAGATGAGGATGCAGGCGTTGGTGATGCGGGAGCGGATCCTCGGACCTGCCCACCCCGACACCAGCTACTACATTAGGTATAGGGGCGCCGTGTACGCGGACGCCGGCAAATTTAATCG ATGCATTGAATTGTGGAACTACGCTTTGGACATGCAACAGTCGATGCTGGAACGTCTGAACCCGATGACCCAGAGCAGTCTGTTCTCCTTCACGGAGCTGTTCTCGTTCATGATGGGCGAGGAGGGCAAACACACGACCAGGGGGAGACTGGTGCCTCCCGTGGACGTGCAGGAAATACTCAGGGTCTTCAAGAAGGCGGTCCAAGAGGTGGAGTACGGCCACCAGATGCTCGAGAAGATCAACAGCATCAACAGAGACATGACCTATTTAACGAGAGTGTTAGTGATCACGTTACACTTAGCCTGCCTGCTGACCAGGCTGCTGGACCACCACACGAAATCGGAGGACGTCACCAAGGAGATCCACAAGGCCATCTACCGGCtggtgaatttaaaaatcaaagccAGATACGGAAGGACGGCCCTGCACTTGGCCTGTTGTCGAGACGTGGCGCTTCTGGGACGCTACCCCGCCTGTCAGTTCCCGTCGTCGCACCTGGCCGAAGTGCTGTTGAAAGTGGGCGCCGACCCGAACCAAAAGGACGAAGAGGGCAACACGCCCCTCCATCTGGCCGCGATGGCGAAGCCGTGTCCGGCCAGCGTCGCCCAAATCCTGCTCGACAACGGCGCCCACATAGACGCCGTCAACAACCAAGGCGACACCTTCTCCACGTTACTTAAGGAACAGCAAGTCCACGAACTTGTAAATATTGCCAAATACACAAGACTGAGCTGCATCTCCGCAAGAGTTAtccaacaatttaaaataccctACCGTGGTGTGGTGCCAGCAGCTTTGGAATCCTTCATTGCAAACCACTga
- the LOC109604693 gene encoding protein fem-1 homolog CG6966 isoform X2 encodes MKKIKRIYLHCKKGKDELSMLVAAKTSGATPLVIACRNGHYDVAEYLIDRCQADIEQPGSVMFDGETIEGAPPLWCAAAAGHLEIVKLLITHGAKVNSTTRTNSTPLRAACFDGHLDIVKYLVAHGADVEVANRHGHTCLMIACYKGHLKIARYLLGLGASVNRKSVKGNTALHDCAESGSLDILKLLIEHGARMDVDSYGMTPLLAAAVTGHNHIVEYLIKLPHLVSRWDRIDALELLGATCVDKKRDMIGALELWRRAMHERYYGDGRPIYKRVTQKVAAYDYTVEITDPEALDDLMADPDEMRMQALVMRERILGPAHPDTSYYIRYRGAVYADAGKFNRCIELWNYALDMQQSMLERLNPMTQSSLFSFTELFSFMMGEEGKHTTRGRLVPPVDVQEILRVFKKAVQEVEYGHQMLEKINSINRDMTYLTRVLVITLHLACLLTRLLDHHTKSEDVTKEIHKAIYRLVNLKIKARYGRTALHLACCRDVALLGRYPACQFPSSHLAEVLLKVGADPNQKDEEGNTPLHLAAMAKPCPASVAQILLDNGAHIDAVNNQGDTFSTLLKEQQVHELVNIAKYTRLSCISARVIQQFKIPYRGVVPAALESFIANH; translated from the exons atgaaaaaaattaaaagg ATATACTTGCACTGCAAGAAGGGCAAGGACGAACTGTCGATGCTAGTGGCGGCAAAAACATCCGGGGCCACCCCGCTTGTCATCGCCTGCAGGAACGGCCACTACGATGTCGCGGAGTACCTCATCGACCGCTGCCAGGCGGACATCGAACAACCCGGATCAG tGATGTTTGACGGGGAGACGATAGAGGGTGCGCCCCCGCTGTGGTGTGCGGCCGCGGCCGGCCACCTCGAGATCGTCAAGCTGCTGATCACGCACGGCGCCAAGGTGAACTCGACGACGCGCACCAACTCCACCCCACTGCGTGCCGCCTGCTTCGACGGCCACCTGGACATCGTCAAGTATCTGGTGGCGCACGGAGCCGACGTCGAGGTGGCCAACCGGCACGGCCACACGTGTCTCATGATCGCCTGCTACAAAGGTCACCTCAAAATTGCCCGTTACTTACTCGGGTTGGGCGCCAGCGTCAACAGGAAGAGTGTCAAAGGCAACACAGCCCTCCACGACTGCGCCGAGTCCGGCAGTCTGGACATACTCAAGCTGCTCATCGAGCACGGCGCCAGGATGGACGTCGATTCCTAtg GAATGACGCCACTGCTGGCGGCCGCCGTCACCGGCCACAACCACAtcgtagaatatttaattaaactgccGCATCTCGTATCGAGGTGGGACAGGATCGACGCCTTAGAACTGTTGGGCGCCACCTGTGTAGATAAGAAACGTGATATGATCGGGGCGCTGGAACTGTGGCGGAGGGCGATGCACGAACGGTATTACGGCGACGGACGACCCATATACAAGAGGGTCACCCAAAAGGTGGCCGCCTACGATTACACGGTCGAAATTACCGATCCGGAGGCGTTGGACGACCTGATGGCGGACCCGGACGAGATGAGGATGCAGGCGTTGGTGATGCGGGAGCGGATCCTCGGACCTGCCCACCCCGACACCAGCTACTACATTAGGTATAGGGGCGCCGTGTACGCGGACGCCGGCAAATTTAATCG ATGCATTGAATTGTGGAACTACGCTTTGGACATGCAACAGTCGATGCTGGAACGTCTGAACCCGATGACCCAGAGCAGTCTGTTCTCCTTCACGGAGCTGTTCTCGTTCATGATGGGCGAGGAGGGCAAACACACGACCAGGGGGAGACTGGTGCCTCCCGTGGACGTGCAGGAAATACTCAGGGTCTTCAAGAAGGCGGTCCAAGAGGTGGAGTACGGCCACCAGATGCTCGAGAAGATCAACAGCATCAACAGAGACATGACCTATTTAACGAGAGTGTTAGTGATCACGTTACACTTAGCCTGCCTGCTGACCAGGCTGCTGGACCACCACACGAAATCGGAGGACGTCACCAAGGAGATCCACAAGGCCATCTACCGGCtggtgaatttaaaaatcaaagccAGATACGGAAGGACGGCCCTGCACTTGGCCTGTTGTCGAGACGTGGCGCTTCTGGGACGCTACCCCGCCTGTCAGTTCCCGTCGTCGCACCTGGCCGAAGTGCTGTTGAAAGTGGGCGCCGACCCGAACCAAAAGGACGAAGAGGGCAACACGCCCCTCCATCTGGCCGCGATGGCGAAGCCGTGTCCGGCCAGCGTCGCCCAAATCCTGCTCGACAACGGCGCCCACATAGACGCCGTCAACAACCAAGGCGACACCTTCTCCACGTTACTTAAGGAACAGCAAGTCCACGAACTTGTAAATATTGCCAAATACACAAGACTGAGCTGCATCTCCGCAAGAGTTAtccaacaatttaaaataccctACCGTGGTGTGGTGCCAGCAGCTTTGGAATCCTTCATTGCAAACCACTga